In Lacibacter sp. H375, one DNA window encodes the following:
- a CDS encoding DUF1800 domain-containing protein — protein sequence MDRREFLTAGKRSGNATTGISKTLSRTFSGLNVYNGPWTRNEVVHLLKRTMFGAKLSDISYFAAKTMNEAVDELLNPSAALPNPPVKEYDGVTGATTPDNDVAAGATWVNSVSNDGTIQSRRRASLKKWWMGCIIHQDRSIREKMLLFWHNHFATETVDVGNANFLYKHVNLLRTKSLGNFKQLVRDVTLDPAMLIYLNGRFNTVTAPDENYARELQELFTLGKENNPNYTEADVKAAAKVLTGWRVDSNVNTFPSYFTSSRHDSTNKTFSSFFANTVITGRTGTTAGDLELDDLLNMIFAKNIEVSRFMAKKLYRFFVYSEIDAAAEANVIEPLAQILRNNNWEIKPALSALLKSEHFFDALNQGAMLKSPLEHAGAICREWEIIFPDAVTAYADAYGMWNYVMTIAANYQQNLGDPPSVAGWPAYYQVPQFYELWINTDTLPKRNQFSDLMIGNGYSRNGKKIVIDPVEFTKKLANPADPNLLINELFEMLFRIPISQQSKDQLKKDFLLTGQDQDYYWSNAWNIYIGSPTSANYNIVNTRLRGLFKYCMNLAEYQLM from the coding sequence ATGGATCGCAGGGAATTTCTTACTGCGGGTAAACGATCTGGAAATGCTACTACTGGCATTTCAAAAACGCTTTCAAGGACTTTTTCTGGCCTGAACGTTTATAATGGTCCATGGACCCGGAACGAAGTGGTGCATTTACTTAAACGAACCATGTTCGGCGCAAAACTTTCTGATATTTCTTATTTCGCTGCAAAAACAATGAATGAAGCGGTAGATGAACTATTGAACCCTTCAGCCGCATTACCAAATCCGCCTGTAAAAGAATATGATGGTGTAACCGGGGCAACTACACCTGATAATGATGTAGCTGCTGGTGCAACATGGGTGAACAGCGTAAGTAATGATGGTACGATTCAAAGCCGCAGACGAGCATCTTTGAAGAAATGGTGGATGGGTTGCATCATTCATCAAGACAGAAGTATCCGGGAAAAGATGTTGCTGTTCTGGCACAATCATTTTGCAACAGAAACAGTAGATGTTGGCAATGCAAATTTTTTGTACAAGCATGTCAATCTGCTAAGAACAAAATCATTGGGCAACTTCAAACAACTGGTGCGAGATGTAACACTTGATCCTGCCATGTTGATTTATCTTAACGGACGGTTTAATACGGTTACTGCGCCAGATGAAAACTATGCACGTGAGTTGCAGGAATTATTTACACTTGGTAAAGAAAATAACCCCAATTATACCGAGGCTGATGTGAAGGCTGCAGCTAAAGTGCTTACTGGCTGGCGGGTTGATAGTAATGTGAATACATTTCCTTCTTATTTCACTTCATCACGCCACGATTCAACCAACAAAACATTTTCTTCGTTTTTTGCTAATACTGTTATTACCGGTAGAACGGGAACAACAGCCGGTGATCTTGAATTAGATGATTTACTGAATATGATCTTTGCAAAGAACATAGAAGTTTCACGATTCATGGCCAAGAAGCTCTATCGTTTTTTTGTGTATTCAGAAATTGATGCCGCAGCAGAAGCAAACGTAATTGAACCATTAGCACAAATACTTCGTAACAATAACTGGGAAATAAAACCTGCACTGAGTGCTTTACTTAAGAGTGAACATTTCTTTGATGCACTCAACCAGGGAGCAATGCTCAAATCGCCATTGGAACATGCAGGCGCAATTTGTCGTGAGTGGGAAATTATTTTTCCTGATGCAGTAACAGCCTATGCCGATGCATATGGTATGTGGAATTATGTGATGACGATTGCAGCTAATTACCAACAAAACTTAGGCGATCCACCAAGTGTGGCAGGCTGGCCTGCTTATTACCAGGTGCCGCAGTTCTATGAATTATGGATCAATACCGATACACTTCCCAAACGAAATCAATTCAGTGATCTCATGATCGGCAATGGTTATTCACGTAATGGAAAGAAAATTGTGATCGATCCTGTTGAATTCACCAAAAAACTTGCGAATCCTGCTGATCCAAATTTGCTGATTAATGAATTATTTGAAATGCTGTTTCGCATTCCTATTTCGCAACAATCAAAAGATCAGCTAAAAAAAGATTTTCTGTTAACAGGGCAAGATCAGGATTATTACTGGAGCAATGCATGGAACATTTATATCGGATCACCAACGTCAGCCAATTATAATATTGTAAATACACGTTTACGTGGATTATTTAAATATTGTATGAACCTGGCTGAATACCAACTGATGTAA
- a CDS encoding acetyl-CoA C-acyltransferase, translated as MQEAYIVAGYRTAVGKSKRGGFRFTRPDDLAIDVIKGLLASVPQLDPKQVDDVIVGNAVPEAEQGLQVGRIIAARAVGFHAPGMTVNRYCASGLETIAIATSKIRMGMAECIIAGGTESMSMVPTAGWKTVPAYSIAKDEPDYYLSMGLTAEAVAKEYNVNREDQDLFAYNSHMKAKAAIENGYFRGGILPINVEEVSLDAKGKKQTKNYVIDTDEGVRADTNTESLAKLKPAFAVNGTVTAGNSSQTSDGAAFVIVMSERLVNQLGLKPIARLVNCVSAGVHPRIMGIGPVEAVPKVLKQANMNLNDIDLFELNEAFASQALAVIRTLNLNPDIVNINGGAIALGHPLGCTGAKLTIQITQDMKRLNKKYGIVTACVGGGQGIAGIIENIA; from the coding sequence ATGCAGGAAGCATATATCGTAGCGGGTTACCGCACAGCAGTGGGCAAGTCAAAACGTGGTGGATTCCGTTTTACACGACCCGATGATCTGGCCATTGATGTCATCAAAGGTTTGCTGGCAAGTGTGCCGCAGCTTGATCCAAAACAAGTAGATGATGTAATTGTAGGTAATGCCGTTCCGGAAGCAGAGCAGGGATTACAGGTAGGCCGTATTATTGCGGCACGAGCCGTTGGTTTTCATGCGCCGGGCATGACGGTGAACCGTTATTGCGCCAGTGGTTTGGAAACAATTGCTATTGCTACATCAAAGATCAGAATGGGTATGGCCGAATGTATTATTGCCGGCGGTACAGAAAGCATGAGCATGGTGCCAACAGCAGGTTGGAAAACAGTGCCTGCTTATTCCATTGCCAAAGATGAACCCGATTATTACTTAAGTATGGGTCTAACAGCCGAGGCTGTTGCGAAAGAATACAATGTAAATCGTGAAGACCAGGATCTGTTTGCATACAACTCTCACATGAAAGCAAAGGCGGCCATTGAAAATGGTTATTTCAGAGGCGGCATTCTTCCAATCAATGTGGAAGAAGTATCACTCGATGCAAAAGGCAAGAAGCAAACAAAGAATTATGTGATCGATACCGATGAAGGTGTGCGTGCTGATACAAATACAGAATCATTAGCAAAGCTGAAACCGGCATTTGCTGTGAACGGAACAGTTACTGCGGGTAATTCATCACAAACAAGTGATGGTGCTGCGTTTGTAATAGTGATGAGTGAACGATTGGTGAATCAACTGGGACTAAAGCCAATTGCACGTTTGGTGAATTGTGTTTCTGCAGGTGTGCATCCACGCATTATGGGTATTGGCCCTGTTGAAGCGGTGCCGAAAGTATTGAAGCAGGCAAATATGAATCTGAATGATATTGATTTGTTTGAATTGAACGAAGCCTTTGCATCACAGGCATTGGCCGTTATTCGAACACTAAATCTCAATCCTGATATTGTGAATATCAATGGTGGTGCTATTGCATTAGGTCATCCGTTAGGTTGCACCGGTGCTAAATTGACCATCCAGATCACACAGGATATGAAACGACTCAATAAAAAATATGGAATTGTTACAGCATGTGTCGGCGGCGGGCAGGGTATTGCCGGTATTATTGAAAACATTGCTTAA
- a CDS encoding adenylate kinase, whose translation MFNLILFGPPGSGKGTQSEKLIAKYGLKHLSTGDLLRSEIAGQTPLGLEAKKLMDKGHLVPDEVVIGMISSALDANPQAKGFLFDGFPRTVAQAEALDKLLKLKGTQIHAMISMLVSEEELVKRLLNRGKTSGRSDDTNEEIIRARIVEYRNKTSVVADYYKQFDKLAEIEGEGTIDEIFESLQKEIEVHMEA comes from the coding sequence ATGTTTAATTTGATCTTATTTGGCCCTCCGGGCAGTGGTAAAGGAACCCAGTCAGAAAAGTTAATTGCAAAATATGGTCTCAAGCACTTGAGCACAGGCGATTTGCTGCGTAGCGAAATTGCCGGTCAAACACCGCTTGGCCTTGAAGCAAAAAAGTTGATGGACAAAGGTCATTTGGTGCCGGATGAAGTAGTAATTGGTATGATCAGCTCAGCATTGGATGCAAACCCACAAGCCAAAGGATTTTTGTTTGATGGTTTCCCACGCACAGTTGCGCAGGCTGAAGCATTGGATAAATTGCTGAAGTTAAAAGGCACACAGATCCATGCCATGATCTCGATGCTGGTGAGTGAAGAAGAACTGGTGAAGCGTTTGCTCAACCGTGGTAAAACAAGCGGCCGCAGCGATGATACAAACGAAGAGATCATCCGTGCAAGAATTGTAGAATACCGCAACAAGACTTCTGTTGTTGCTGATTACTATAAACAGTTTGATAAGCTCGCCGAAATTGAAGGCGAAGGAACGATCGATGAAATATTCGAATCGTTGCAAAAAGAAATTGAAGTACACATGGAGGCTTAA
- a CDS encoding TerC family protein, whose product MEHLFTSESIISFIVLVVLEVVLGIDNVIFVSIILNRLKAIKDQKKARRLWMITGILSRSLLLMALGWLLSQKGKAVFTVAGKGFDLASLVMLAGGLFLIYKSVHEIHQKLEGEDPNKDPKNAKGISFGQAMGQIILIDAVFSFDSIITAGGTAKHVEIMIAAVVIAMTVMFLFSPKIASFIHKHPTLKMLALSFLVMIGLSLVIEGWNAEAAHELHLKNYIYFGMAFSFAVEMLNMVMRNRQKSKRVVELNEPKLEQKIESDQAH is encoded by the coding sequence ATGGAACATCTTTTTACATCAGAGAGTATTATCAGTTTTATCGTTCTTGTGGTGCTTGAAGTAGTACTTGGTATCGACAATGTGATCTTCGTAAGTATTATCCTCAATCGTTTAAAAGCAATCAAGGATCAAAAGAAAGCACGCAGGCTCTGGATGATAACCGGCATCCTATCCCGTAGTTTATTGCTGATGGCATTGGGATGGTTGTTATCACAAAAAGGAAAAGCAGTTTTCACAGTAGCAGGAAAAGGATTTGATCTCGCAAGTCTGGTGATGCTGGCCGGAGGTCTGTTCCTTATCTATAAATCCGTTCACGAAATACATCAAAAGCTGGAAGGCGAAGACCCAAACAAGGATCCGAAAAATGCAAAAGGCATTTCTTTTGGTCAGGCCATGGGGCAAATCATATTGATCGATGCGGTATTCTCATTCGATAGCATCATTACTGCAGGTGGTACAGCCAAGCATGTGGAGATCATGATCGCTGCGGTGGTTATTGCAATGACGGTGATGTTTTTATTCAGTCCTAAAATTGCAAGCTTTATTCATAAACATCCAACATTGAAAATGTTGGCGCTTTCATTCCTTGTAATGATCGGTTTGAGTTTAGTGATTGAAGGATGGAATGCAGAAGCTGCACACGAGTTGCATCTTAAAAATTATATTTACTTCGGTATGGCTTTCTCTTTTGCTGTAGAAATGCTCAACATGGTAATGCGCAACCGCCAGAAATCAAAACGTGTTGTGGAATTGAATGAACCGAAACTGGAACAAAAAATTGAAAGCGATCAGGCACATTAG
- a CDS encoding nuclear transport factor 2 family protein, producing the protein MKQLFFFLLIFASARSFAQKTKEESATEKFVLKLHENKFRWMVNRQLDSLNAILDERVQYVHSNGWTENKKEIIEDIKSGKLTMTSVKVSEATARVYKGFVIVNGKGIFNVVMNGTPIDISLLYTEVYAKRQNGWLLVSRHANRLP; encoded by the coding sequence ATGAAACAACTTTTTTTCTTCCTTTTGATATTTGCCTCAGCAAGGTCTTTTGCACAAAAAACAAAAGAAGAATCTGCCACCGAAAAGTTTGTACTAAAACTCCACGAGAATAAATTTCGCTGGATGGTAAACAGGCAGCTTGATTCCTTGAATGCAATTCTCGATGAACGTGTGCAATATGTTCATTCGAATGGTTGGACCGAAAATAAAAAAGAGATCATTGAAGATATTAAAAGCGGAAAGCTTACTATGACCAGTGTAAAAGTGAGTGAAGCAACTGCACGAGTGTATAAAGGTTTCGTGATCGTTAATGGCAAGGGTATTTTTAATGTAGTAATGAACGGAACGCCCATTGATATTTCTTTGCTTTATACAGAAGTGTATGCAAAGCGACAGAACGGCTGGCTATTAGTGAGCCGTCATGCAAATCGATTACCATAA
- a CDS encoding DUF1501 domain-containing protein gives MKRRDFLQNTIPAAVLPSLVGNYSFRVLGDNPVMAALLNTYVETDRVLVIIQLNGGNDGLNMVIPLDQYSNYYNARSNIAIAQNKVLTLSGTNAVGLHPSMTGLQTLYNNGKLRLVQAVGYPNPNFSHFRATDIWMSAADSDEQLTSGWGGRYLNDQYPNYPVGYPNTTVPDPLGIQIGSSASLAFQGPSVNMGISISSATNFYNLINGIQDPVPATRAGDALQYVRLVAQQANQYSTRISAAAAAVPTQGTYPTNNTLADQLKIVARLIKGGLKTRVYMVSMGGFDTHSAQTNTDTSTGNHATLMQRLSDAVKAFQDDLQGLGIEDRVLGMTFSEFGRRIKSNASTGTDHGAAAPMFVFGTKVNPGVSGVNPTIPTTAKVNDNIPMQFDFRSVYSSILQNWFCVDNTTLQTIMLQNFQQLGICASGNCSTTTDVNDLRNAGITLISNYPNPFTTSTTISFTTKGGHTLVQIMDSLGRVIQTPVDRTYAAGKYQVTFEGYALPAGVYYMRFQNGMTQQVKPMLKVR, from the coding sequence ATGAAACGTAGAGACTTTTTACAAAATACCATACCTGCAGCAGTACTGCCATCGCTGGTTGGTAATTATTCTTTCCGTGTGTTGGGAGATAACCCAGTGATGGCTGCATTGCTTAATACTTATGTGGAAACGGACAGGGTTCTTGTGATCATTCAACTCAACGGCGGTAATGATGGATTGAACATGGTGATTCCGTTAGATCAATACAGCAATTATTATAATGCAAGATCAAATATTGCCATTGCACAAAATAAAGTATTAACGCTGTCAGGTACAAATGCAGTAGGTCTTCATCCATCCATGACGGGTTTACAAACATTATACAACAATGGTAAACTTCGTTTAGTACAGGCCGTTGGTTATCCAAACCCTAACTTCTCTCATTTTCGTGCAACTGATATCTGGATGAGTGCGGCTGATAGTGATGAGCAATTAACGTCGGGCTGGGGTGGCCGTTATCTTAACGATCAGTATCCAAATTACCCGGTTGGCTATCCTAACACAACAGTGCCCGATCCGTTGGGTATACAAATTGGTTCATCTGCATCACTCGCATTCCAGGGGCCAAGTGTAAATATGGGTATCAGTATTTCAAGTGCTACTAATTTCTATAATCTCATCAATGGTATACAGGATCCTGTTCCTGCAACACGTGCAGGCGATGCATTGCAATATGTAAGGTTAGTAGCGCAACAGGCCAATCAATATTCAACACGTATATCTGCAGCAGCTGCTGCTGTGCCCACACAGGGAACATATCCTACCAATAACACATTGGCCGATCAACTGAAAATTGTTGCACGGTTAATTAAAGGTGGATTGAAAACAAGAGTGTACATGGTAAGTATGGGAGGGTTCGATACGCATTCGGCACAAACAAATACCGATACATCAACAGGTAATCATGCAACACTCATGCAGCGTCTGAGTGATGCAGTGAAAGCATTCCAGGATGATTTGCAAGGGTTAGGTATTGAAGATCGTGTATTAGGTATGACTTTTTCAGAATTTGGAAGAAGAATAAAATCAAACGCAAGTACAGGAACCGATCATGGCGCTGCTGCACCTATGTTTGTGTTTGGTACAAAAGTAAATCCCGGCGTTTCAGGTGTTAACCCAACCATACCGACCACGGCAAAAGTGAATGATAATATTCCGATGCAATTCGATTTCCGTAGTGTGTATTCAAGTATTTTGCAAAACTGGTTTTGTGTTGATAATACAACCCTTCAAACCATTATGCTGCAAAACTTTCAGCAGTTGGGTATTTGTGCAAGCGGTAATTGCAGCACTACGACTGACGTGAATGATCTGCGCAATGCTGGCATCACGCTCATTTCTAATTATCCCAATCCATTTACTACTTCAACCACCATCAGCTTTACAACCAAAGGTGGCCATACACTGGTTCAGATCATGGATTCACTTGGAAGGGTTATACAAACACCCGTCGACAGAACTTATGCAGCAGGTAAATACCAGGTCACGTTCGAAGGATATGCATTGCCTGCCGGTGTTTATTATATGCGCTTTCAGAACGGGATGACGCAGCAGGTGAAACCCATGTTAAAGGTTCGGTAA
- the msrB gene encoding peptide-methionine (R)-S-oxide reductase MsrB, which yields MKQLLTMLVLVQLTFVSCDAQSTQSKEKKNTMSEAKKPDQPKTGNPVYSKSDSSKVNLSEEEWKKILPSDVYYIARQKGTERPWTSKFEKFEEVGTYYCAACGNSLFKSDTKFDSGCGWPSFYEPISKSSIIYTPDNTHGMQRTEVQCGRCKAHLGHVFEDGPPPTGLRYCINGVILDFEKAKETEKKFNEKKG from the coding sequence ATGAAGCAACTATTGACGATGCTTGTTCTGGTACAGCTTACATTTGTTAGCTGTGATGCGCAATCAACCCAATCAAAAGAAAAAAAGAATACTATGAGTGAAGCAAAGAAACCCGATCAGCCAAAAACTGGCAACCCGGTTTATTCTAAAAGCGATTCTTCAAAAGTGAATCTGAGTGAAGAAGAATGGAAAAAAATACTTCCATCCGATGTTTATTATATCGCACGCCAAAAAGGAACGGAGCGACCATGGACCAGCAAGTTTGAAAAGTTTGAAGAAGTGGGAACGTACTACTGCGCTGCATGTGGTAACTCATTGTTTAAAAGCGATACCAAATTCGACAGTGGTTGCGGATGGCCCAGCTTCTATGAACCCATCAGTAAAAGTTCGATCATTTACACACCAGATAATACACATGGTATGCAACGTACCGAAGTACAGTGTGGGCGCTGCAAAGCACATTTAGGTCATGTGTTTGAAGATGGTCCGCCACCAACAGGCTTACGTTATTGCATTAACGGTGTGATACTTGATTTTGAAAAAGCAAAAGAAACGGAAAAGAAATTCAATGAGAAGAAAGGTTAA
- a CDS encoding TonB-dependent receptor produces MKKLVLLSVSFLLMIAVSAQTKTVNFSGTVVNSIDKQGLQGANIFIPDLRRGTSADVNGKFQFKDLPAGWHLVEISYSGFTSVILNIEFKSDIDEVFQLKPTVAEHNEVVVTGVSSATSLRKVTTPVVVMRKQELLQTGSTNIIEALTKKPGISQTSTGPAISKPVIRGLGYNRVVVINDGLRQEGQQWGDEHGIEVDEYSVQKAEILKGPASLMYGSDAIAGVVNFISNVPVTEGKFKANLFGNYQTNNRQRGYSGNVAGNKNGFLFNAYASLKDAADYKNAEDGYVFNSKFNERNAGAMLGLSKKWGYSHLVFSTFNQKLGLVEGERDNDGNFIKYGGTPLEAVATDDDFNSTKPSIPYQHITHEKLVSDNSLFIRGGKLNLNVGVQRNQRREYGNAEDPAEQELYFDLKTINYNVQYHLKQINDWKFSFGLSGMNQHNTNKGAEAIIPDYRLNDAGAFVFLQKKVNGFDFSGGVRFDNRTVNGKELLEGPDVKFNAFERNYSNLSASAGFTYEFPKTVLLRFNVARGFRAPNMAELSSNGAHEGTNRYEVGNSDLKSEISFQTDAGVELNSEHLTLTASLFHNSIRNYIFFEKQSSLAGTDSIITIDGEDFYLFRFVQQDARLYGLELSLDIHPHPLDWLHFENSFSFVRGLLSERVEGNRNIPFIPAARVLSELRFELFQRKQKTFRNAYFKLELDHNFAQENAFTTYNTETASSSFTLLNAGLGTEFQKNGKTFAGIYFVVSNLADVAYQHHLNRLKYAGENPATGRTGVYNMGRNFSIKLNVPLEFNWK; encoded by the coding sequence ATGAAAAAACTAGTTCTTCTGTCGGTTTCCTTTCTTTTAATGATCGCTGTTTCTGCACAAACGAAAACAGTTAATTTCAGCGGAACCGTGGTTAACAGCATTGATAAACAAGGTTTGCAAGGCGCTAACATCTTCATTCCCGATCTGCGCAGGGGTACTTCAGCCGATGTAAATGGAAAGTTCCAGTTTAAAGACCTTCCAGCCGGATGGCACCTGGTTGAAATTTCATACAGTGGATTCACCAGCGTTATTCTCAACATCGAATTCAAATCAGATATTGACGAAGTGTTTCAATTGAAGCCAACTGTTGCCGAACACAATGAAGTCGTGGTAACAGGTGTGTCATCAGCTACATCATTACGAAAAGTAACCACGCCTGTTGTGGTTATGCGGAAACAGGAATTGTTACAAACAGGTTCTACCAATATTATTGAAGCATTAACGAAAAAGCCGGGCATCAGTCAAACAAGTACAGGGCCTGCTATCAGCAAACCTGTTATTCGTGGGTTGGGTTATAACCGAGTTGTGGTGATCAATGATGGTTTGCGCCAGGAAGGTCAGCAATGGGGCGATGAACATGGTATTGAAGTGGATGAATACAGCGTTCAAAAAGCAGAGATATTAAAAGGCCCTGCTTCATTGATGTATGGCTCAGATGCAATTGCAGGTGTGGTAAACTTCATCAGCAATGTGCCGGTAACAGAAGGTAAATTCAAAGCGAATCTATTTGGCAATTATCAAACCAACAACAGGCAAAGAGGTTACTCAGGAAATGTTGCCGGTAATAAGAATGGATTTTTATTTAACGCATATGCTTCATTAAAAGACGCAGCTGATTATAAAAATGCAGAAGATGGTTATGTGTTCAATTCGAAATTTAATGAACGCAATGCAGGTGCGATGCTTGGCTTGAGTAAAAAGTGGGGCTACAGTCATCTTGTGTTCAGTACGTTCAATCAAAAACTTGGATTGGTGGAAGGTGAGCGTGACAACGATGGAAACTTTATTAAGTATGGAGGTACTCCTTTAGAAGCTGTTGCAACAGATGATGATTTCAATTCAACAAAACCATCGATCCCTTATCAACACATCACACATGAAAAATTGGTAAGTGATAACAGCCTGTTTATCCGTGGAGGGAAACTGAATCTGAATGTTGGAGTACAACGAAACCAACGCAGGGAATATGGCAATGCAGAAGATCCGGCTGAACAGGAATTATACTTTGATCTGAAGACGATCAATTACAATGTGCAATATCATCTGAAACAAATTAATGATTGGAAATTTTCATTTGGCCTGAGTGGTATGAATCAACATAATACCAACAAAGGTGCCGAAGCCATTATTCCTGACTATCGTTTGAATGATGCAGGTGCATTTGTTTTCTTACAAAAGAAAGTAAATGGTTTTGATTTCAGCGGTGGTGTGCGTTTCGATAACAGAACAGTCAATGGAAAAGAATTGTTAGAAGGACCTGATGTAAAGTTCAATGCATTTGAACGCAACTATTCCAACTTATCTGCAAGTGCAGGTTTCACGTATGAATTTCCAAAAACAGTATTGCTTCGTTTTAATGTGGCGAGAGGTTTCCGTGCACCAAACATGGCTGAGTTAAGCAGCAATGGCGCACACGAAGGAACCAATCGTTATGAAGTAGGGAATAGTGATCTCAAATCAGAAATAAGTTTCCAGACCGATGCAGGTGTTGAATTAAACAGCGAACATCTTACACTTACGGCTTCATTGTTTCACAACAGTATCAGGAACTATATCTTCTTCGAAAAGCAATCTTCTTTAGCAGGTACAGATTCAATTATTACAATTGATGGCGAAGATTTTTATCTCTTCCGTTTTGTTCAACAGGATGCAAGATTGTATGGATTGGAACTTTCGTTGGATATTCATCCACATCCTTTAGACTGGCTGCACTTTGAAAATTCATTTTCGTTTGTGCGTGGATTATTATCAGAGCGTGTTGAAGGCAACAGAAACATTCCATTCATTCCTGCAGCAAGAGTATTAAGTGAATTGCGTTTTGAACTTTTTCAAAGAAAGCAAAAGACCTTTCGCAATGCTTATTTCAAACTGGAGCTTGATCATAACTTTGCGCAGGAAAATGCGTTCACCACTTACAATACAGAAACAGCCAGTTCATCGTTCACATTATTGAATGCAGGACTTGGCACAGAATTTCAAAAGAATGGTAAAACATTTGCCGGTATTTACTTCGTGGTTTCAAACCTTGCCGATGTGGCTTATCAGCATCATCTCAACCGTTTGAAGTATGCTGGTGAAAATCCGGCAACAGGTAGAACAGGTGTGTATAATATGGGCCGCAACTTCAGTATTAAACTAAATGTTCCATTAGAATTTAACTGGAAGTGA
- a CDS encoding quinone-dependent dihydroorotate dehydrogenase, with the protein MYQFIRSVFFLFDAEKVHYFAMNALRFFCSIGFIKKLLAASFQPKSKDLAIERWGLEFKNPVGLAAGFDKNAKYLRELEVLGFGFVEIGTVTPKPQDGNDKPRLFRLPQDKAIINRMGFNNEGVKVVAQRLKEWKQTQDARYKAQGTTLITHHSSLIIGGNIGKNKVTPNEEAWKDYEICFNELFDYVDYFVVNVSSPNTPGLRELQEKDSLHKILSHLQTLRAERLKLKAEEHIQKPILLKIAPDLTQSQLDDVIDLAREIQLDGLVASNTTISREGLTTDASVVTAIGAGGLSGLPVKQRSTEIVQYIAQKLKGEVPVMASGGIFTAADANEKLDAGAALVQVWTGFIYEGPAIAKKICNNLHQ; encoded by the coding sequence ATGTATCAATTTATACGGTCCGTTTTCTTTTTATTTGACGCTGAGAAAGTGCACTATTTCGCTATGAATGCCCTACGTTTCTTTTGTTCGATTGGATTCATAAAAAAACTGTTAGCTGCCAGCTTTCAACCGAAATCAAAAGACCTTGCGATTGAAAGATGGGGATTAGAATTTAAAAATCCTGTTGGTCTTGCAGCAGGTTTTGATAAAAATGCAAAATACCTGCGGGAGTTGGAAGTGCTCGGTTTTGGTTTTGTAGAAATAGGAACCGTTACACCCAAACCGCAGGATGGTAATGATAAACCACGCCTGTTTCGTTTACCGCAAGACAAAGCGATCATCAACCGCATGGGTTTTAACAATGAAGGTGTGAAAGTGGTGGCGCAGCGGTTGAAGGAATGGAAGCAAACACAAGATGCAAGGTACAAGGCACAAGGCACAACACTCATCACTCATCATTCATCACTCATCATCGGAGGTAACATCGGTAAAAACAAAGTAACACCGAACGAAGAAGCATGGAAAGATTACGAGATCTGTTTTAATGAGTTGTTTGATTATGTTGATTATTTTGTTGTGAATGTAAGCAGCCCCAACACTCCGGGCTTACGTGAACTGCAGGAAAAAGATTCGCTGCATAAAATTTTATCACATTTGCAAACGCTGAGAGCTGAACGTTTGAAATTAAAAGCAGAAGAACATATACAAAAACCTATCCTCTTGAAAATTGCACCCGACTTAACACAATCGCAGTTAGATGATGTGATTGATCTTGCAAGAGAGATTCAACTCGATGGATTGGTGGCGAGTAATACAACCATCAGTAGGGAAGGACTTACAACCGATGCCTCTGTTGTAACAGCCATTGGTGCTGGCGGACTCAGTGGTTTGCCGGTAAAGCAACGCAGTACAGAAATTGTACAGTACATTGCACAGAAATTAAAAGGCGAGGTACCTGTTATGGCAAGTGGTGGAATTTTTACAGCAGCCGATGCAAATGAAAAACTAGATGCAGGTGCTGCACTGGTGCAGGTTTGGACAGGTTTTATTTATGAAGGCCCGGCTATTGCAAAGAAAATTTGTAACAACTTACATCAATAA
- a CDS encoding DUF2721 domain-containing protein gives MELSITTPALLFPAITLLMLAYTNRFLAIAALVRKLHDEYGKAEERKFLHKQISNLRTRISMIRNMQALGVLSFLLCIICMYLIFREYDAASKWVFAFSLLSLLTSLIFSLFEIILSTRAIDLELSDMELNRPSLFKTFLDNDDD, from the coding sequence ATGGAACTATCCATTACAACACCCGCATTATTATTTCCAGCCATCACATTGTTGATGTTGGCTTATACCAATCGCTTTCTTGCTATAGCAGCGCTCGTTCGAAAGTTGCACGATGAATATGGAAAAGCAGAGGAACGAAAATTTTTGCATAAGCAGATCAGCAACCTCCGTACACGCATCAGCATGATACGTAACATGCAGGCCTTAGGTGTCTTAAGTTTTTTGCTTTGCATCATTTGCATGTATCTTATTTTTCGTGAGTATGATGCAGCTTCAAAATGGGTGTTTGCATTTAGTTTGCTAAGCCTGCTTACTTCCTTGATCTTTTCATTGTTTGAAATCATTCTCAGCACCAGGGCTATCGATCTTGAATTAAGTGATATGGAACTTAACAGACCAAGCCTGTTCAAAACATTTCTTGATAATGATGATGATTAA